A part of Gadus morhua chromosome 17, gadMor3.0, whole genome shotgun sequence genomic DNA contains:
- the dysf gene encoding dysferlin isoform X1 — MLRVFLLAAERLLTADDDISDAYCSATYDGTKKKTKVVKNNPNPVWNEGFEWDLKGIPLDSAAEIHCVVKDHEKMGRNRFLGESRVSLRDVLNSPNLAACFTVSLMDTKRNNTGATLSLQVSYIPPPGAAPIYQPPAQPEPSHYSNPHVELDTITMISMDTMGEEDTESMLMLEPSEEQGLDDGGRSLVDSGPQGPQGRETPTAQTPKRPPPSYKAQAGLRKRRRGAGSQNRALPNKPQDLQVRVRIIEGRQLPGINIQPVVKVTVAGQTKRTCIRKGNNPVFDETFFLNFFESPSDLFDEPIFITVCDSRMLRHDAVIGEFKLDVGTVYSEHRHCFMRKWLLLSDPDDLSAGVKGYVKVSLLVLAAGDEPPADQKECVEEKEDIEGNLLRPAGLTLRGAQFSLRVFRAEDLPQMDDAFMDGMRQILGFDSNRKNLVDPLVEVHFAGKTICTKVLEKSANPQWNQCLSMPIRFPSMCEKMRLRVLDWDRASHNDIIGTAHLCMSKISAPGGEIDDEPSSRSLQSAMDDSLGFLPTFGPSWVNLYGSPREFHTFNDPHHTLNLGKGEGVSYRGRVLVELNTKLVERLEQRTEDIPSDDLLVVEKFLRKRKFSLFAAFYSATLLQDVDDAVQFEVSIGNYGNKFDYTCLPLASTTQFSRAVFDGCHYYYLPWGNVKPVVVLSSEWEDIRPRIEALNMLLHITNNLESNLRRVQLLVKAATDLEEVELAVVDLLDQVITDCSQELPSLDQWPCVTPLDKSLRNLRCLHLQQVLSGAQSLKHGPATDLSSVLELAQDWAARLRSLAEEPQNSIPDIVIWMMQGDQRVAYHRIPAHSVLFSHSHPGEHCGELQTVFLKYPQGTGAEAKLPGQLRVKVWFGLAADVKHFNQYAEGKLSVFAETYENQTRLALVGSWGTTGLTSPKFSDVTGRLKLPKESFKPSPGWSWAGDWFICPEKTMLYDTDAGHMTFTEEVFETQMRLPGGQWIGMPEGYTDVNGEKAVPKEEVEPPPGWVWDEVEWSEDLNRAVDDQGWEYGITIPPDRRPKSWVPAEKMYHTNRRRRWTRLRSRDLTSMAALRQQRPDDSEREGWEYSSLFGWRFHLKPKKTDSFRRRRWRCRMEPLEKTGPAAIFALECSLSSIEDRSDEKSVTTTFGVNRPTISCFFQSGTRYQLRCYLYQARDLPSMDKDSFSDAYAIVSFLQQSQRTVTVRNCLNPCWDQTLIFYQLDVFGDPASTLATPPRIVIELFDQDSYGADEYMGRCVCEPSVSPSPRLAWFPIRRGDRDAGELLAAFELIRRDQPAIHHIPGQDGDFSASHIFEELLLPGVPSENLQQLPEDSDLPCLPPQREPNVFMVPQSIKPALRRTAIEILAWGVRNLKSFQMASVSCPSLQVECGGVVVQSCVIRSMKKKPNFDVNTLLIDVRLPVEELYMPPIVIKVIDNRQFGRKPVVGQCTIRCLDDFRCEPQEELEEQEEETGDMALTPRDDILIDIDDKEPLIPGQFTDGTSSAIINLASSRTSLHMSQWEEEFMDWWSKFYASTGETSRCGTYLEKGLDTLQVYDWELERVDAFGGLSDFCQTFKLYRGKTQEEGQDPSLVGEFKGMFRIYPLPGDASSPMPPRQFTQLPSSGVEDCVVRVYVIQAHDLQPKDSNGKCDPYVKISLGKKTISDQDNYVPCTLEPVFGKLYELTCTLPLEKDLRVALFDYDMLSKDEKIGETVIDLENRFLSRHGARCGLPSTYCTSGVNVWRDQQSPSQLLSRVCERRGLRRPVYQRDRLTFRGRQYTAADLDDGKPLNPHLGPLMERLSLLILRGLGLIPEHVETRPLYSPLQPEIQQGRLMMWVDVFPKSLGPPGPPFNITQRKAKKFFLRCIIWNTVDVILDDVSISGEKMSDIYVKGWLHGHEHNKQKTDVHYRSLGGEGNFNYRLLFPFHYLPAEQLCFVDRKEHFWSVDKTEKKIAPKLTIQIWDNDKFSFDDYLGHLEMDLNSMLRPAKSSVKCGLAMLQQAADQRVSLFQQKSVKGWWPCSCQLNGATTLAGKVEMSLEVVSEEEQEERPAGVGRDEPNMNPHLEEPKRPDTSFLWFSSPYKTMRFILWTRFKWFILLFIILFLVFLFFGVFLYSFPNYAAMKMVGPFGPAKAAQ; from the exons GCACCAAGAAAAAGACCAAGGTTGTCAAGAACAACCCTAACCCAGTGTGGAATGAG GGTTTTGAGTGGGACCTGAAGGGAATTCCTCTGGATTCCGCAGCAGAGATCCACTGTGTGGTTAAAGACCACGAGAAGATGGGGAGGAACag GTTCCTGGGTGAGAGCAGGGTGTCTCTCAGGGATGTCCTCAACTCTCCAAACCTGGCGGCTTGCTTCACCGTGTCCCTGATGGACACCAAGAGGAACAACACTgga GCCACACTAAGCCTGCAGGTTTCCTACATCCCTCCCCCCGGAGCAGCGCCCATCTACCAGCCTCCCGCCCAGCCTGAGCCCTCCCACTACAGCAACCCCCACGTAGAGCTGGACACCATCACAA tGATCTCCATGGACAccatgggggaggaggacacaGAGAGCATGCTGATGCTGGAGCCCAGCGAGGAGCAGGGCCTGGACGACGGGGGCCGCTCCCTGGTGGActcgggcccccaggggccccagggCAGGGAGACCCCCACCGCCCAAACCCCCAagagacccccaccctcctaCAAAGCCCAGGCCggcctgaggaagaggaggaggggggccggcAGCCAGAACAGAGCCCTCCCCAACAAGCCCCAGgacctgcag gtgCGTGTCCGGATCATCGAGGGGAGACAGTTGCCGGGCATCAATATCCAACCAGTCGTCAAGGTAACCGTTGCCGGGCAGACCAAGAGGACCTGCATTCGTAAGGGGAACAACCCTGTGTTTGATGAG accttCTTCCTGAACTTCTTTGAGTCACCCTCCGACCTGTTTGACGAGCCAATCTTCATCACC GTGTGTGACTCTCGCATGCTGAGGCATGATGCTGTCATTGGAGAATTTAAG CTGGATGTGGGGACAGTCTACAGTGAGCACA GACACTGCTTCATGAGGAAGTGGCTGCTGCTCAGTGACCCTGACGACCTCTCggcaggggtcaaaggttacgTGAAGGTCAGCCTGTTGGTGCTGGCGGCGGGAGACGAACCCCCG gcggaCCAGAAGGAGtgtgtggaggagaaggaggacatcGAGGGGAACCTCCTGAGACCGGCCGGTCTGACCCTCAGAGGAGCACAGTTCTCCCTCAGAGTCTTCAGAGCTGAAGACCTCCCTCAGA tGGACGATGCCTTCATGGACGGGATGAGGCAGATCCTGGGCTTCGACAGCAACAGGAAGAATCTCGTTGACCCGCTGGTAGAGGTCCACTTTGCAGGCAAAACC ATCTGCACCAAAGTGCTGGAGAAGAGCGCCAACCCCCAGTGGAACCAGTGCCTGTCCATGCCCATCAGG TTTCCCTCCATGTGTGAGAAGATGAGGCTCAGAGTTCTCGACTG GGACCGGGCGAGTCACAATGACATCATCGGCACCGCCCACCTGTGCATGTCCAAGATATCAGCCCCTGGCGGAGAGATCGATG ATGAGCCGTCTTCTAGGAGTCTCCAGTCTGCCA tggACGACAGTCTGGGTTTCCTGCCAACCTTCGGGCCCAGCTGGGTCAACCTGTACGGGAGTCCGAGAGAGTTCCACACCTTCAACGACCCCCACCACACCCTCAACCTGGGGAAG GGTGAGGGCGTGTCGTACCGCGGCCGTGTCCTGGTGGAGCTGAACACCAAGCTGGTGGAGCGGCTGGAGCAGAGGACGGAGGACATCCCCTCAGATGacctgctggtggtggag aagttcctgaggaagaggaagttcTCTCTGTTCGCGGCGTTCTACTCCGCCACGCTCCTTCAGGACGTAGACGACGCCGTCCAATTCGAGGTCAGCATCGGTAACTACGGCAACAAGTTTGACTACACCTGTCTGCCGCTGGCTTCCACCACCCAGTTCAGCCGCGCTGTGTTTGACg GTTGTCACTACTACTACCTGCCGTGGGGTAACGTAAAGCCAGTGGTGGTCTTGTCGTCAGAATGGGAGGACATCAGACCCAGGATAGAAGCTCTCAACATGCTGCTGCACATCACAAACAACCTG GAGTCCAACCTGCGGCGGGTCCAGCTGCTGGTGAAGGCTGCGACtgacctggaggaggtggagctagCTGTGGTCGACCTGTTGGATCAGGTCATCACTGACTGCAG CCAGGAGCTGCCGTCTCTGGACCAGTGGCCGTGTGTGACCCCTCTGGACAAGTCGCTGCGTAACCTGCGCTGCCTCCACCTGCAGCAGGTGCTGTCGGGGGCCCAGAGCCTGAAGCACGGCCCCGCCACAGACCTGTCCTCCGTGCTGGAGCTGGCCCAGGACTGGGCCGCACGCCTCCGCTCCCTGGCTgaggag cctcaGAACAGTATTCCAGACATCGTGATCTGGATGATGCAGGGGGACCAGCGCGTGGCGTACCACCGCATCCCCGCCCACTCGGTGCTCTTCTCCCACTCCCACCCCGGGGAGCACTGCGGAGAGCTGCAGACCGTCTTCCTCAAG tatCCCCAGGGAACAGGAGCAGAGGCCAAGCTTCCTGGGCAGCTGAGAGTGAAAGTCTGGTTCGGATTGGCTGCGGACGTCAAGCATTTCAACCAATACGCTGAGGGCAAGCTGTCCGTGTTCGCAGAGACG TATGAGAACCAGACCCGGCTGGCCCTGGTGGGCAGCTGGGGGACCACGGGACTCACCTCCCCCAAGTTCAGTGACGTGACGGGCCGCCTGAAGCTGCCCAAGGAGAGCTTCAAGCCCTCCCCGGGCTGGAGCTGGGCGggggactggttcatctgcccCGAGAAgac GATGCTGTATGACACGGACGCAGGTCACATGACCTTCACAGAGGAAGTGTTTGAGACCCAGATGCGGTTGCCCGGGGGACAGTGGATCGGGATGCCGGAAGGGTACACAGATGTG AACGGGGAGAAGGCGGTGcctaaggaggaggtggagccccCTCCTGGCTGGGTGTGGGACGAGGTGGAGTGGAGCGAGGACCTCAACAGAGCTGTGGATGACCAag GCTGGGAGTACGGCATCACCATCCCCCCGGACCGCCGACCTAAGTCCTGGGTCCCCGCCGAGAAGATGTACCACAccaaccgccgccgccgctggacACGCCTCCGCAGCCGCGACCTCACCAGCATGGCCGCCCTccgacag CAGCGTCCAGACGACTCTGAGCGGGAGGGCTGGGAGTACTCCTCTCTGTTCGGGTGGAGGTTCCACCTGAAGCCCAAGAAGACGGACtccttcaggaggaggaggtggaggtgtcgCATGGAGCCCCTGGAGAAGACCGGCCCCGCCGCCATCTTTGCTCTGGAGTGTTCCCTG AGCTCCATTGAGGACAGGAGCGATGAGAAGTCTGTCACCACCACCTTCGGAGTCAACAGACCCACCATCTCCTGCTTCTTTCAGA gtggGACGAGGTACCAGCTCAGGTGTTACCTGTACCAGGCGAGAGACCTGCCATCCATGGACAAGGACAGCTTCTCAG ACGCCTATGCCATCGTGTCCTTCCTGCAGCAGTCCCAGCGCACGGTGACGGTGAGGAACTGCCTGAACCCCTGCTGGGACCAGACGCTCATCTTCTACCAGCTCGATGTGTTCGGAGACCCCGCCTCCaccctggccacgccccctcgcATCGTGATCGAGCTATTCGATCAGGACTCCTAC GGGGCTGATGAGTACATggggcgctgtgtgtgtgagccctcggtaagcccctccccccgcctggCCTGGTTCCCTATTCGCCGAGGGGACAGAGACGCTGGCGAGCTATTGGCTGCCTTCGAGCTCATCCGGAGAGATCAG CCAGCGATTCATCATATCCCAGGTCAAGAT ggggaCTTTTCGGCCTCCCATATCTTTGAGGAG TTGCTCCTGCCAGGTGTCCCATCTGAAAACCTGCAGCaattg CCGGAGGACTCTGACCTGCCGTGCCTGCCCCCCCAGAGAGAGCCCAACGTCTTCATGGTCCCCCAAAGCATCAAACCAGCCCTGAGGAGGACCGCTATAGAG ATCTTGGCGTGGGGCGTGAGGAACCTGAAGAGCTTCCAGATGGCCAGCGTTTCCTGCCCCAGCCTGCAGGTGGAGTGTGGGGGCGTGGTCGTCCAGAGCTGCGTCATCCGCAGCATGAAGAAGAAGCCCAACTTTGACGTCAACACCCTCCTCATCGACGTG AGActcccggtggaggagctgtacATGCCCCCCATCGTCATCAAGGTGATAGACAACCGTCAGTTTGGCAGGAAGCCGGTGGTGGGCCAGTGCACCATCCGCTGCCTGGACGACTTCCGCTGTGAGccccaggaggagctggaggagcaggaggaggagacag GTGACATGGCCTTGACTCCCCGTGATGACATCCTGATTGACATCGATGACAAAGAGCCTCTCATACCTGGACAG tttacaGATGGGACCAGCTCTGCCATCATTAATCTTGCCTCCTCTCGCACTAGTCTTCAT ATGTCCCAGTGG gaggaggagttcatGGACTGGTGGAGTAAGTTCTACGCCTCCACCGGAGAGACCAGCAGATGCGGAACCTACCTGGAGAAGGGCCTGGACACCCTgcag gTGTACGACTGGGAGCTGGAGCGGGTGGACGCGTTCGGCGGTCTCTCAGACTTCTGCCAGACCTTCAAGCTGTACCGCGGGAAGACCCAAGAGGAAGGACAGGACCCCTCCCTGGTGGGGGAGTTCAag ggtaTGTTTAGGATCTACCCCCTGCCCGGTGACGCCTCCAGCCCCATGCCCCCCAGACAGTTCACCCAGCTGCCCTCCAGTGGTGTGGAGGACTGTGTGGTCCGGGTCTACGTCATACAGGCCCACGACCTGCAGCCGAAGGACTCCAACGggaag tGTGACCCCTACGTCAAGATCAGTCTGGGGAAGAAGACCATCAGTGACCAGGACAACTACGTTCCCTGTACCCTGGAACCTGTGTTTGGAAA GCTGTATGAGCTGACGTGCACGCTGCCTCTGGAGAAGGACCTGCGGGTGGCGCTGTTTGACTACGACATGCTGAGCAAAGACGAGAAGATCGGAGAGACCGTCATCGACCTGGAGAACCGCTTCCTGTCCCGCCACGGAGCCCGCTGCGGTCTGCCAAGCACATACTGCAC gtcggGGGTGAACGTGTGGCGGGACCAGCAGAGTCCCAGCCAGCTGCTGTCCAGGGTGTGTGAGAGGCGGGGCCTAAGACGACCCGTCTACCAGCGAGACCGTCTCACCTTCAGGGGCCGGCAGTACACGGCTGCAGACctag atgATGGTAAGCCTCTGAACCCCCACCTCGGACCCCTGATGGAGAGACTGTCTCTCCTCATCCTGAGGGgcctgggtttgattcccgaaCACGTTGAGACCAGACCACTGTACAGCCCTCTGCAGCCAGAGATACAGcag GGGAGGCTGATGATGTGGGTGGATGTGTTCCCCAAGTCCCTCGGACCCCCTGGACCGCCGTTCAACATCACCCAGCGCAAAGCCAAgaa GTTCTTTCTGCGCTGCATCATCTGGAACACCGTCGACGTCATCCTGGACGACGTCAGCATCAGTGGAGAGAAGATGAGTGACATCTATGTCAAGGG gtggcTTCACGGGCACGAGCACAACAAGCAGAAAACAGACGTGCACTACCGCTCGCTGGGAGGAGAAGGAAACTTCAACTACCgactcctcttccccttccacTACCTGCCCGCTGAACAGCTCTGCTTTGTCGATAGGAag gaaCACTTCTGGAGTGTGGATAAGACGGAGAAGAAGATTGCTCCTAAACTCACCATCCAGATCTGGGACAATGACAAGTTCTCCTTTGACGATTACCTTG GTCACCTGGAGATGGACCTGAACAGCATGCTGCGGCCGGCCAAGAGCTCGGTGAAGTGCGGGCTGGCGATGCTGCAGCAGGCGGCCGACCAACGCGTCTCGCTGTTCCAGCAGAAGAGCGTGAAGGGCTGGTGGCCGTGCAGCTGCCAGCTCAACGGGGCGACCACACTCGct